The window CCGACTCACCCTGAATGAACTGCGCCAAGCAGTCGATACCATCAAGGCCGATTCGTCCGTCAAGGGCGTAATCGTGACCAGCGGCAAGGGCGTGTTCATCGTCGGCGCCGACATCACCGAGTTCGTCGACAACTTCAAGCTGCCCGACGAAGAGCTGCTGGCCGGCAACCTCGAAGCCAACAAGATCTTCAGCGACTTCGAAGACCTGCACGTTCCGACCGTAGCCGCGATCAACGGCATCGCCCTGGGCGGCGGTCTGGAAATGTGCCTGGCTGCCGACTTCCGTGTCATGAGCGCCACCGCCAAGGTCGGCCTGCCGGAAGTGAAGCTGGGCATCTACCCGGGCTTCGGCGGCACCGTTCGCCTGCCGCGCATCATCGGCTGCGACAACGCGGTCGAGTGGATCGCCTCGGGCAAGGAAAACAAGGCTGAAGACGCGCTGAAAGTCGGCGCCGTCGACGCCGTCGTGGCGCCGGAGCAGCTGCAAGCCGCCGCCCTGGACCTGGTCAAGCGCGCCATCTCCGGCGAGCTGGACCACAAGGCCCGCCGTCAGCCGAAGCTGGAAAAGCTCAAGCTGAACGCCATCGAGCAGATGATGGCCTTCGAAACCGCCAAGGGCTTCGTTGCTGGCCAGGCCGGCCCGAACTACCCGGCTCCGGTCGAAGCCATCAAGTCGATCCAGAAGGCCGCCAACTTCGGCCGTGACAAGGCGCTGGAAATCGAAGCCCAGGGCTTCGTGAAACTGGCCAAGACCTCGGTCGCCGAAAGCCTGATCGGCCTGTTCCTCAACGACCAGGATCTGAAGAAGAAGGCCAAGCAGTACGACGAGATCGCCAAGGACGTGAAACTGGCCGCCGTACTGGGCGCCGGCATCATGGGTGGCGGTATCGCCTACCAGTCCGCTTCCAAGGGCACTCCGATCCTGATGAAGGATATCCGCGAAGAGGGTATCCAGATGGGTCTGAACGAAGCCTCGAAGCTGCTGGGCAAGCGCGTCGAAAAAGGCCGCATGACCCCGGCGAAGATGGCCGAGGCCCTGAACGCCATTCGCCCGACCATGTCCTACGGCGACTTCGGCAACGTCGACATCGTCGTCGAAGCCGTGGTCGAGAACCCGAAGGTCAAGCAGATCGTTCTGGCCGAAGTTGAAGGCGTGGTGAAGGAAGATGCGGTTCTCGCATCCAACACCTCCACCATCTCCATCAACCTGCTGGCCAAGGCGCTCAAGCGTCCGCAGAACTTCGTCGGCATGCACTTCTTCAACCCGGTGCACATGATGCCGCTGGTCGAAGTCATCCGTGGCGAGAAGTCCAGCGACGTCGCAGTCGCCACCACCGTGGCCTATGCCAAGAAGATGGGCAAGAACCCCATCGTGGTGAATGACTGCCCCGGCTTCCTGGTCAACCGCGTGCTGTTCCCGTACTTCGGCGGCTTCTCCAAGCTGCTGGGCTTCGGCGTGGACTTCGTGCGCATCGACAAGATCATGGAGAAGTTTGGCTGGCCCATGGGTCCGGCCTACCTGTCCGACGTGGTCGGCATCGACACCGGCCACCACGGCCGCGACGTAATGGCTGAAGGCTTCCCGGACCGCATGGCCGTGGAAGGCAAGACCGCCGTCGACGTGATGTACGAAGCCAATCGCCTGGGCCAGAAGAACGGCAAGGGCTTCTACGCCTACGAGACCGACAAGCGCGGCAAGCCGAAGAAAGTCTCCGATCCGCAGGCTTATGAGCTGCTGAAGTCCATCGTCGTCGAAGAGCGCGAGCTGACCGACGAGGACATCATCAACTACATGATGATCCCGCTGTGCCTGGAAACCGTGCGTTGCCTGGAAGACGGCATCGTCGAGACCGCTGCCGAGGCCGACATGGGCCTGATCTACGGCATCGGCTTCCCTCCCTTCCGTGGCGGTGCCCTGCGTTACATCGACTCCATCGGTGTGGCCGAATTCGTCGCCCTGGCCGACAAGTACGCCGACCTGGGTGCGCTGTACCACCCGACCGCGAAGCTGCGTGAAATGGCCAAGAACGGCCAAAAGTTCTTCGGTTGAGTGCGCAACGAATAGAGCGAGAGTGAATTTATGAGCCTGAATCCGAGAGACGCCGTCATTGTCGACTTCGGCCGCACCCCGATGGGCCGTTCGAAGGGTGGCATGCACCGCAACACCCGCGCGGAGACCATGTCCGCGCACCTGATCAGCAAGCTCCTGGAGCGCAACCCGAAGATCGACCCGGCGGAAGTCGAGGATGTGATCTGGGGCTGCGTGAACCAGACCCTGGAGCAGGGCTGGAACATCGCGCGCATGGCGTCGCTGATGACCCAGATCCCGCACACCAGCGCCGGCCAGACCGTCAGCCGTCTGTGCGGCTCGTCCATGAGCGCCCTGCACACCGCCGTCCAGGCGATCCAGACCGGCAACGGTGACGTCTTCGTCATCGGCGGTGTGGAGCACATGGGCCACGTCGGCATGATGCACGGCGTCGACCCGAACCCGCACCTGTCGCTGTACGCCGCCAAGGCCTCCGGCATGATGGGCCTGACTGCCGAAATGCTGGGCAAGATGCACGGCATCACCCGTGAGGCGCAGGACAAGTTCGGCGTGCGCTCGCACCAGCTGGCCTGGAAAGCGACCCGGGAAGGCAAGTTCAAAGACGAAATCATCCCGATGGAAGGCTACGACGAGAACGGCTTCCTGAAGGTCTTCGACTTCGACGAAACCATCCGTCCGGACACCACCCTGGAAAGCCTGGCTGCCCTGAAGCCGGCGTTCAACCCCAAGGGCGGCACCGTGACCGCGGGTACTTCCTCGCAGATCACCGACGGCGCTTCCTGCATGATCGTGATGAGCGCCCAGCGCGCCCAGGACCTGGGCATCCAGCCGATGGCCGTGGTTCGCGCCATGGCGGTTGCCGGTGTTGATCCGGCGATCATGGGCTACGGTCCGGTTCCGTCGACCAACAAGGCGCTCAAGCGCGCCGGCCTGACCATCAACGACATCGACTTCGTCGAGCTCAACGAAGCTTTCGCTGCACAGGCCCTGCCGGTGCTGAAGGACCTCAAGCTCCTCGACAAGATGGAAGAGAAGGTCAACCTGCACGGCGGCGCCATCGCCCTGGGTCACCCGTTCGGCTGCTCCGGTGCGCGTATCTCCGGCACCCTGCTGAACGTGATGAAGCAGAATGGCGGTACCCTGGGCGTGTCCACCATGTGCGTGGGCCTCGGCCAGGGCATCACCACCGTCTTCGAACGCATCTGACGATCCCGTCTAAGCTGTCGAAGATGGACGAGCCGGGGCCTTGTGCCCCGGCTTTTGTTTTTCAGCCCTGCCCGGTGGGAGTTGCCGGGGGCGAGGGCAACGTGGACAATCGCGGCCTTTTTTCTGCCAGCCGCAAGAGGACGACCCATGCAACTGCAGACCGGACTGTATCGACACTACAAGGGGCAGCAGTACCGTGTGCTCGGCGTGGCACGGCATTCCGAGACCGAGGAAGCGCTGGTGATCTACCAGGCGTTGTACGGTGAGTTCGGCCTTTGGGTGCGTCCGCTGAGCATGTTCACCGAGGCGGTGGAAGTGAACGGCGAGAAGGTTCCGCGCTTCGCCCTGGTCAGCGTGGAAAATGATCCGCTGGGTCTCCAGAGCGGTCCGTCCGGCGAAACCCAAGCTTGACCTTGGCGTGACCGCCACTATATATAGCGGTGCCGCTCCAAGCGCCTCCCTCCTTATTAATTCATCTTTTCGACGCAGGAATCTTCCGATCCATGGGTAAATCGCTGGTCATCGTGGAATCACCGGCCAAGGCCAAGACCATCAACAAGTACCTGGGCAACCAGTACGTGGTGAAGTCGAGCATCGGCCATATCCGCGACCTGCCCACCAGCGGCTCTTCCGCTTCGAAGGAGCCTGCGGCCAAAGGACGCAAGACCGCTGCCGAGGCACCGGCCCTGTCGCCAAAGGAGAAGGCCAAGCGCCAGCTCTTCACCCGCATGGGCGTCGACCCGGAGCACGGCTGGAAGGCCAAGTACGAGATCCTGCCCGGCAAGGAAAAGGTGATCGACGAGTTGCGCCGCCTGGCCAAGGATGCCGACACCATCTATCTCGCAACCGACTTGGACCGCGAAGGGGAGGCCATTGCCTGGCACCTGCGCGAGGCCATCGGCGGCGACGACTCGCGCTACAAGCGCGTGGTCTTCAACGAAATCACCAAGAAGGCCATCCAGGAGGCCTTTTCCCAGCCCGGCGAGCTGGACATCAACCGCGTGAATGCCCAGCAGGCACGCCGCTTCCTCGACCGCGTGGTGGGCTACATGGTCTCGCCGCTGCTGTGGGCCAAGATCGCCCGCGGCCTGTCCGCTGGCCGCGTTCAATCCGTCGCCGTGAAGCTGGTGGTGGAGCGCGAGCGTGAAATCCGCGCCTTCGTCCCCGAGGAATACTGGGAAGTGCATGCCGACCTCGGCACGCCGAAGAATGACAAGGTCCGCTTCGAAGTGGTGCGCGAGAAGGGCGAAGCCTTCAAGCCGCTGAACGAAGCCCAGGCCATGGCCGCTCTGGAGAAGCTCAAGGCGTCCAGCTACAGCGTCTCCAAGCGCGAGGACAAGCCGACTTCCAGCAAGCCCTCGGCCCCGTTCATCACCTCCACCCTGCAGCAGGCCGCGAGCAACCGCCTGGGCTTCGGGGTGAAGAAGACCATGATGATGGCCCAGCGTCTCTACGAGGCGGGCTACATCACCTATATGCGTACCGACTCGACCAACCTGTCGGCCGACGCCATCGACATGGTGCGCGGCTTCATCGACAGCGAGTTCGGCAAGAAATACCTGCCGGCCAAGCCGAACTTCTACTCCAGCAAGGAAGGCGCCCAGGAAGCGCACGAAGCGATTCGTCCGTCCGACGTCAACCTGCGTCCGACCCAGCTGTCGGGCATGGAACGCGACGCCGAGCGCCTGTACGACCTGATCTGGCGCCAGTTCGTCGCCTGCCAGATGCCGCCGGCCGAGTACCTTTCCACTACCGTCAGCGTTGCCGCCGGTGACTTCGAGCTGCGCGCCAAGGGCCGCATCCTCAAGTTCGACGGTTACACCAAGGTGCTGCCGCAGCAGAGCAAGCCGGGCGAGGACGACGTCCTGCCGGAAATGAACCAGGGCGAAGCCATGAAGCTGCTCAAGCTCGATCCGAGCCAGCACTTCACCAAGCCGCCGGCACGCTTCTCCGAAGCCAGCCTGGTCAAGGAACTGGAAAAGCGCGGCATCGGCCGTCCGTCCACCTACGCGGCGATCATCTCCACCATCCAGGAGCGCGGCTACGTCACCACCCACAACCGCCGCTTCTACGCGGAAAAGATGGGCGACATCGTCACCGACCGCCTCAACGAGAGCTTCTCCAATCTGATGGACTACGGCTTCACCGCCGGCATGGAAGAGCACCTCGATGACGTGGCCCAGGGCGAGCGCGACTGGAAACACCTGCTGGACGAGTTCTATGGCGACTTCCGCAAGAAGCTCGACCTGGCCGAAGCCGCCAACGACGGCATGCGCGCCAACCAGCCGACCCTGACCGACATCCCCTGCCGTGAGTGCGGTCGGCCAATGATGATCCGTACCGCCTCCACCGGCGTGTTCCTCGGCTGCTCGGGCTACAGCCTGCCGCCGAAAGAGCGCTGCAAGGCCACGATCAACCTGATTCCGGGCGATGAAATCGCCGCGGATGACGAAGGCGAATCCGAATCCCGCGTACTGCGTGGCAAGCACCGCTGCCCGATCTGCAGCACCGCGATGGACGCCTACCTGGTCGACGAGAAGCGCAAGCTGCATATCTGCGGCAACAACCCGGATTGCGCCGGCTACGAAATCGAAGAAGGCCAGTACCGCATCAAGGGCTACGAAGGTCCGAGCCTGGAATGCGACAAGTGCGGCAGCGAGATGCAGCTCAAGACTGGCCGCTTCGGCAAGTTCTTCGGCTGCACCAACCCGACCTGCAAGAACACCCGCAAGCTGCTGAAGAACGGCGAGCCTGCGCCGCCGAAGATGGACGCCATCCGCATGCCGGAGCTCAAGTGCGAGAAGGTGGACGACATCTACGTTCTGCGTGACGGCGCTTCCGGCCTGTTCCTGGCCGCCAGCCAGTTCCCGAAGAACCGCGAGACCCGCGCTCCGCTAGTCAGCGAGCTGGTGCCGCACAAGGACGAACTGGACCCGAAGTACCACTTCCTGCTCGCCGCTCCGGCGAAAGACCCGGATGGCCGCCCGGCGGTAATCCGCTTCAGCCGCAAGACCAAGGAGCAGTACGTGCAGTCCGAGGTCGAAGGCAAGCCCACTGGCTGGCGCGCGTTCTTCGACGGCGGCAAGTGGAAGGTCGAAGACAAGCGCTGATGGAAGGCGCGCCCCGCTGAGGCGGGGCGTGCTTATACTGCCGACGTGTAATGCAGGAGGGCCTGGCCATGGCGAACGAACTCTATACCCGCACCAACCAGAAGCTGTTCTTCGCCGGCCTCGCCCTGGAAGCCTGGCGCAATGCCGAAGCGGCGCGCGCAATGAACGCCCAGGCGCGTATCCAGGCCGAGCGCGAAGCGGCGCTGTTCCATCTCTACGGCGCCGTGCTGGGCGTGGCCCATGAGATTGCCGGCTACTACCGCTTGCCCCAGGCCGGTGCGCCGCGCGTCGAGATGCTGCTGAACGTCGAAGTGCTGGCCGCCGCCCCGAGCCCGGAGCTGGCGGAAATGGTCGAGCTGGCGCAATCGCCGGAAGCCTGGCTGGGGCGTCTGCTGGCTGCCTACGCCGCCTTGTTCCAGCCGCCGAGCGAGCCGAAAAAAGCCAAGGTCGACCCGACCCAGCCGCTGATCCAGGCGGTGAATGTCGATGAAGAGGCACCGGTCGAACTGGGCAACGAAGAGCTCGAAGCCTGGCGCAAATCCCTGAAGGAGCTGGTGCTGCGCTTCCGCGCATCGCTGACCGAACTCTGATTGGTGCTCTGATGCGCAGAGCTGCGACCGTCCGGTCGGCTGGCGGAATGTTGCGCTAGGGTGTAGCGAATGTGACTGTTACACTACGGGTTCTGCTGTGGAGAACCTTCGCTATGCCAACCTCATTTCTGGAAATCGTAGAGCTGCCTGACGGGCGTATCGTGCTGCGTCGCGCGGATGATGAGGAGTCGCTGGTGACCCTGGAATTCTCCGCTGACGCCAAAGGGTTCCTGCAGGGCCAGCACATCGAAATCGCCAAGGCGATGTTCAATGTCGGCGTGCAGATGGCCGGCCGTCTCGCCGAAGGTGGCGACATGAGCATGGACGACGAAGGTCCGCGCGTTCTTCACTAAGGCTCGTTCCGGCTTCGCGGCGTTCGCGGCGAAGCCTCTCCCTCATCCCAGACGAATATTCAGACTCTGCGCCTGACCGGCAACGGCGGCGCGGGACAGTTGCGTGCGCGCCTTGGCGTTGAGATTCAGCCAGCTCACTACCGTATGACTGTTGCCCAGGCGCAGCGCTTCGCAGGCCAGGGCTTGGGCGGCTGCCTGGTCGCGCGCCGGCAGCAGCAGGATGCGCTCGCGGTTCAGGCCGGCCTTGCGCAGCCAGTCCGGGGTCAGGCTGGAGGGCGGGGCGATCAGCGTCAGCCAGCGGGAATCGCTTTCCTCGCTCAACTCGCGGAGCATCGGCGCCAGCAGCGTCAGGCACTGGCCGGGGAGGCCGCGCAGGGCGATCTCGCTGAAGGCGCTCTCGTCGTCGGCGGGTTCGTCTTCCATCAGCTCCGGAAGCAAAGGAGCAGTACCGCTCGCCCAGAGTGCTTCCTGGAACAGCGGGAGTTGCGGCAGGTTCAGCGGCTGCGGGTACTGCATGGATATCTCCTGTTCAGCGACGGATCACGCCGACGCTCAAGCCTTCGATGACCAGTTCCTGTTCCTTGAGGTCGACCTCGATGGGGGCGAACTCGGGGTTCTCGGCGATCAGCCAGACCTTGCTGCCTTCGCGCTTGAAGCGCTTTACCGTGACTTCCTCGCCGAGGCGGGCGACTACGATCTGGCCGTTGCGCGCTTCGCGGGTGACGTGCACGGCGAGCAGGTCGCCGTCGAGGATGCCGACGTCCTTCATGCTTTGCCCGCGTACGCGCAGCAGGTAGTCGGCCGGCGGGTTGAAGAAGGTGGGGTTGATGCAGCAGGTGTCGTCGACGTTCTGCTCGGCGAGGATCGGAGCGCCGGCGGCGACGCGACCGATGATCGGCAGTTCGTCTTCGTTGGCGGCGGCCTTGGGTTCGAAGCCGGGGATGCGGATGCCGCGGGAGGCACCCGGGGTCATCTCGATCGCGCCTTTGCGGGCGAGGGCCTTGAGATGCTCCTCGGCGGCGTTGGGCGATTTGAAGCCGAGCTCCTGGGCGATTTCCGCGCGGGTGGGCGGATAGCCGTTGTCTTCCAGGCAGCGTTTGATGAAAGCGAGAATCTCGGCTTGGCGCGGCGTCAGCTTCAGCATGTCCATACTCTGGCTTTTTATACAGTGACTGGAATTATATACAGTGAAGGCGCCCTGGCAATGACTAATTTCGCACGGCTGTCGGCGTAGCGGTCGACGATGTAACCTGTGCGGGCTGGCAAGCGTCTTGCTGAAATTGAAGTCACCTCGTCGCATTGCCCATGTTTTTGTTAACAATCGGTCGCACTTTGCTTGACAATGCGCGAGGCTGAAACGTATGTTTCAAACAAGTGTTTGTCAGGCGGAGTAGCCATGGCCCAGTCGGAAACCGTCGAACGCATCCTGGATGCTGCGGAACAGCTGTTCGCGGAGAAAGGCTTCGCTGAGACTTCTTTGCGTCTAATCACCAGCAAGGCGGGGGTGAACCTCGCGGCGGTGAACTATCACTTCGGCTCGAAGAAGGCGCTGATCCAGGCGGTCTTCTCGCGCTTCCTCGGCCCGTTCTGCATGAGTCTCGAAAAGGAGCTGGACCGCCGCCAGGCCAAGCCTGATGCGCCGCGCGCCACCCTGGAAGAGCTGCTGGAACTGCTGGTCGTCCAGGCCATGGCAGTGAAGCCGCGCAGCGGCAATGACCTGTCCATCTTCATGCGCCTGCTCGGTCTGGCTTTCAGTCAGAGCCAGGGCCACCTGCGCAAATACCTCGAAGAAGTCTACGGCAAGGTATTCCGTCGCTACATGCTGTTGGTGCACGAAGCCGCTCCGCGTCTGCCGCCGCTGGAGCTGTTCTGGCGTGTGCACTTCATGCTGGGTACCGCGGTATTCAGCATGTCCGGTATCAAGGCGCTGCGCGCCATGGCCGAGAACGACTTCGGCGTGAATACCTCCATCGAGCAGGTGATGCGCCTGATGGTGCCGTTCCTGGCCGCCGGGATGCGCGCCGACAGCGGTGTCAGCGATCCTTCGCTGGCGGGTGCGCAGCTCAAGCCGCGTAACAAGTCGAGCGCCGCACCAGCCAAGGTCTGAACGACGCCCGGCATCGCGCTGGGCGGTGCAGGCCTGATCGGCTAAAGTAGCCAGCCATGGCTGACCTCGATCTCCTCCATATTTCCCTGTCCGATCAGATGCTCTACGGCTTTGCCGGGGAGCAGCTGCGCGTGCGCCTGCCGATCTCCACGGCGGCCAATGGTGCAGGCGAGCGGAGCGGCTCCGGTTGCACTCCGCGTGGCCTGCACCAGGTTCGCGCGCGTATCGGCGACGGCCTGCCCAGGGGCGCGGTGCTCAAGGGCCGGCGCTGGACCGGCGAGGTCTGGAGCCCGGCGTTGCACGATGAGTTTCCCGGCCGCGACTGGATTCTCACGCGCATCCTCTGGCTCAGCGGCTGCGAGGCGGGGCGTAACCGGATGGGCGAGGTCGACACCTTCCGTCGTTATATCTACCTGCACGGCACGCCTGACTGCGAGCCCATGGGCGTGCCGCTGTCCCATGGCTGTATCCGCCTGCGCAATGACGATCTGCTGGAACTCTTTCCCCGGGTTCCCCTCCATTGCCGGGTCCGTATCGAAGAGGTCGCCTGCCCGCAGTGGCAGGCGGCACAGGTAAATTAAGGAATGCACATGCAAGGCTCCCTGATGCTCGACATCGGCGGTACCTGGCTCACCGCCGAGGACCGCCAGATCCTGCGCCACCCGGAAGTGGGTGGGCTGATCATCTTCGCCCGCAACATCGAATCGCCGCGCCAGGTTCGCGAGCTGATGGCGGCTATCCGCGCGGTGCGCCCCGACCTGCTGCTGGCGGTGGATCAGGAGGGTGGCCGCGTGCAGCGCCTGCGCCAGGGTTTCCTGCGTCTGCCGGCGATGCGCGCCATTGCTGATAACGCCAATGCCGAGCGACTGGCCGAGCAATGCGGCTGGCTGATGGCGACCGAGGTGCTGGCGGTAGGGCTGGACCTGAGCTTTGCCCCGGTGCTGGACCTGGATCACCAGCGCAGCGCCGTGGTCGGCAGCCGCGCCTTCGAGGGCAACCCGGAGCGCGCGGTCGCGCTGGCCGGCGCCTTCATTCGCGGCATGCACGCCGCCGGCATGGCCGCCACCGGTAAGCACTTCCCCGGTCACGGCTGGGCGGAAGTGGATTCCCACGTGGGCATCCCGGAAGACGAGCGCACGCTGGAGCAGATTCGCGCGGTGGACCTGGTGCCGTTCCAGCGCCTGTCCGGCGAGCTGGACGCGCTGATGCCGGCCCACGTGATCTACCCGCAGGTCGATCCGAACCCCGCCGGCTTCTCCCGTCGCTGGCTGCAGGAGATCCTGCGTGGCGAACTGGGCTTCGACGGGGTGATCTTCAGCGACGATCTGTCGATGGCTGGCGCCCATGTGGTGGGCGACGCCGCCAACCGCATCGAGGCTGCGCTGAGCGCTGGCTGCGACATGGGCCTGGTATGCAACGACCGCGCTTCCGCCGAACTTGCCCTGAGCGCCCTGCAGCGCCTGAAGGTGACTGCGCCGCAGCGTCTGCAACGCATGCGCGCCAAGGCTTGGCCGGGCACCGAATACAAACAGCTGCCGCGCTGGCAGCAGGCCGTAAGCGAGCTGCGCGCCGCACAATTGATTGATTAAGGATTTGCCATGACTGTCTACGCCATCATCGGCGGCACCGGCCTGACCCAATTGGAAGGCCTGACCCTGAAGGACTCCATCGCACTGGATACGCCCTACGGCGCGCCCTCGGCAGCCATTCAGCGCGGTGAGTTCGCTGGTCGCGAGGTGCTGTTCCTGGCTCGCCACGGCCATCCGCATCGCTTCCCGCCGCATCAGGTGAACTACCGCGCCAACCTTTGGGCGTTGCAGCAGGCCGGCGCCGAGGCGGTGCTGGCGGTGAACGCCGTGGGCGGTATCCATGCGGCCATGGGCAGCGGCCATCTCTGCGTGCCGCACCAGATCGTCGATTACACCTGGGGGCGCGAGCACACCTACTTCGCCGGTGATATCGACCACGTCACCCACATCGATTTCAGCCATCCCTATGACGAGCCGCTGCGCCAGAAGCTGATCACCGCGCTGCAGACGCTGGGCTATCCGCACAGCAGCCATGGCGTCTATGCGGCAACCCAGGGGCCGCGCCTGGAAACCGTGGCGGAGATCGCCAAACTGGAGCGCGACGGTTGCGATATCGTCGGCATGACCGGTATGCCTGAAGCCGCGCTGGCCCGTGAGCTGGAACTGCCCTATGCCTGCCTGTCGCTGGTGGTGAACCCGGCGGCCGGCAAGTCCAGTGGGATCATCACCATGGCCGAGATCGAGCAGGCGCTGCACGAAGGTATCGGCAAGGTGCGCGAGGTGCTGGGGCGCGTGCTGGTGAGCTGACGAGGGCGTTGCCTCGGGCTTTCGCGGGCAAGGTCCACTCCTACGGTTTCGGCAAGGGGGCGAAGAGCGCGTCGATATCGCTTTCCTGCAATTGCAGGCCGGTGTTCTTGCCATCTTCCAGTACGCCGGCGGCCAATGCTGCCTTGCGTGCCTGCAGTTGCTGGATCTTTTCTTCCAGGGTGCCGCGGGCGATCAGCTTGTAGACGAACACCGGCTTGTCCTGGCCGATGCGGTAGGCGCGGTCGGTAGCCTGCTGTTCCACGGCCGGGTTCCACCAGGGGTCGTAGTGG of the Pseudomonas sp. PSE14 genome contains:
- the fadA gene encoding acetyl-CoA C-acyltransferase FadA — translated: MSLNPRDAVIVDFGRTPMGRSKGGMHRNTRAETMSAHLISKLLERNPKIDPAEVEDVIWGCVNQTLEQGWNIARMASLMTQIPHTSAGQTVSRLCGSSMSALHTAVQAIQTGNGDVFVIGGVEHMGHVGMMHGVDPNPHLSLYAAKASGMMGLTAEMLGKMHGITREAQDKFGVRSHQLAWKATREGKFKDEIIPMEGYDENGFLKVFDFDETIRPDTTLESLAALKPAFNPKGGTVTAGTSSQITDGASCMIVMSAQRAQDLGIQPMAVVRAMAVAGVDPAIMGYGPVPSTNKALKRAGLTINDIDFVELNEAFAAQALPVLKDLKLLDKMEEKVNLHGGAIALGHPFGCSGARISGTLLNVMKQNGGTLGVSTMCVGLGQGITTVFERI
- the sulA gene encoding SOS-induced cell division inhibitor SulA — encoded protein: MQYPQPLNLPQLPLFQEALWASGTAPLLPELMEDEPADDESAFSEIALRGLPGQCLTLLAPMLRELSEESDSRWLTLIAPPSSLTPDWLRKAGLNRERILLLPARDQAAAQALACEALRLGNSHTVVSWLNLNAKARTQLSRAAVAGQAQSLNIRLG
- the fadB gene encoding fatty acid oxidation complex subunit alpha FadB translates to MIYQGKAITVKALESGIVELNFDLKGESVNKFNRLTLNELRQAVDTIKADSSVKGVIVTSGKGVFIVGADITEFVDNFKLPDEELLAGNLEANKIFSDFEDLHVPTVAAINGIALGGGLEMCLAADFRVMSATAKVGLPEVKLGIYPGFGGTVRLPRIIGCDNAVEWIASGKENKAEDALKVGAVDAVVAPEQLQAAALDLVKRAISGELDHKARRQPKLEKLKLNAIEQMMAFETAKGFVAGQAGPNYPAPVEAIKSIQKAANFGRDKALEIEAQGFVKLAKTSVAESLIGLFLNDQDLKKKAKQYDEIAKDVKLAAVLGAGIMGGGIAYQSASKGTPILMKDIREEGIQMGLNEASKLLGKRVEKGRMTPAKMAEALNAIRPTMSYGDFGNVDIVVEAVVENPKVKQIVLAEVEGVVKEDAVLASNTSTISINLLAKALKRPQNFVGMHFFNPVHMMPLVEVIRGEKSSDVAVATTVAYAKKMGKNPIVVNDCPGFLVNRVLFPYFGGFSKLLGFGVDFVRIDKIMEKFGWPMGPAYLSDVVGIDTGHHGRDVMAEGFPDRMAVEGKTAVDVMYEANRLGQKNGKGFYAYETDKRGKPKKVSDPQAYELLKSIVVEERELTDEDIINYMMIPLCLETVRCLEDGIVETAAEADMGLIYGIGFPPFRGGALRYIDSIGVAEFVALADKYADLGALYHPTAKLREMAKNGQKFFG
- a CDS encoding DUF6586 family protein, with the translated sequence MANELYTRTNQKLFFAGLALEAWRNAEAARAMNAQARIQAEREAALFHLYGAVLGVAHEIAGYYRLPQAGAPRVEMLLNVEVLAAAPSPELAEMVELAQSPEAWLGRLLAAYAALFQPPSEPKKAKVDPTQPLIQAVNVDEEAPVELGNEELEAWRKSLKELVLRFRASLTEL
- the lexA gene encoding transcriptional repressor LexA codes for the protein MLKLTPRQAEILAFIKRCLEDNGYPPTRAEIAQELGFKSPNAAEEHLKALARKGAIEMTPGASRGIRIPGFEPKAAANEDELPIIGRVAAGAPILAEQNVDDTCCINPTFFNPPADYLLRVRGQSMKDVGILDGDLLAVHVTREARNGQIVVARLGEEVTVKRFKREGSKVWLIAENPEFAPIEVDLKEQELVIEGLSVGVIRR
- the topA gene encoding type I DNA topoisomerase; amino-acid sequence: MGKSLVIVESPAKAKTINKYLGNQYVVKSSIGHIRDLPTSGSSASKEPAAKGRKTAAEAPALSPKEKAKRQLFTRMGVDPEHGWKAKYEILPGKEKVIDELRRLAKDADTIYLATDLDREGEAIAWHLREAIGGDDSRYKRVVFNEITKKAIQEAFSQPGELDINRVNAQQARRFLDRVVGYMVSPLLWAKIARGLSAGRVQSVAVKLVVEREREIRAFVPEEYWEVHADLGTPKNDKVRFEVVREKGEAFKPLNEAQAMAALEKLKASSYSVSKREDKPTSSKPSAPFITSTLQQAASNRLGFGVKKTMMMAQRLYEAGYITYMRTDSTNLSADAIDMVRGFIDSEFGKKYLPAKPNFYSSKEGAQEAHEAIRPSDVNLRPTQLSGMERDAERLYDLIWRQFVACQMPPAEYLSTTVSVAAGDFELRAKGRILKFDGYTKVLPQQSKPGEDDVLPEMNQGEAMKLLKLDPSQHFTKPPARFSEASLVKELEKRGIGRPSTYAAIISTIQERGYVTTHNRRFYAEKMGDIVTDRLNESFSNLMDYGFTAGMEEHLDDVAQGERDWKHLLDEFYGDFRKKLDLAEAANDGMRANQPTLTDIPCRECGRPMMIRTASTGVFLGCSGYSLPPKERCKATINLIPGDEIAADDEGESESRVLRGKHRCPICSTAMDAYLVDEKRKLHICGNNPDCAGYEIEEGQYRIKGYEGPSLECDKCGSEMQLKTGRFGKFFGCTNPTCKNTRKLLKNGEPAPPKMDAIRMPELKCEKVDDIYVLRDGASGLFLAASQFPKNRETRAPLVSELVPHKDELDPKYHFLLAAPAKDPDGRPAVIRFSRKTKEQYVQSEVEGKPTGWRAFFDGGKWKVEDKR
- a CDS encoding DUF1653 domain-containing protein; this translates as MQLQTGLYRHYKGQQYRVLGVARHSETEEALVIYQALYGEFGLWVRPLSMFTEAVEVNGEKVPRFALVSVENDPLGLQSGPSGETQA
- the nagZ gene encoding beta-N-acetylhexosaminidase; this encodes MQGSLMLDIGGTWLTAEDRQILRHPEVGGLIIFARNIESPRQVRELMAAIRAVRPDLLLAVDQEGGRVQRLRQGFLRLPAMRAIADNANAERLAEQCGWLMATEVLAVGLDLSFAPVLDLDHQRSAVVGSRAFEGNPERAVALAGAFIRGMHAAGMAATGKHFPGHGWAEVDSHVGIPEDERTLEQIRAVDLVPFQRLSGELDALMPAHVIYPQVDPNPAGFSRRWLQEILRGELGFDGVIFSDDLSMAGAHVVGDAANRIEAALSAGCDMGLVCNDRASAELALSALQRLKVTAPQRLQRMRAKAWPGTEYKQLPRWQQAVSELRAAQLID
- a CDS encoding L,D-transpeptidase, coding for MADLDLLHISLSDQMLYGFAGEQLRVRLPISTAANGAGERSGSGCTPRGLHQVRARIGDGLPRGAVLKGRRWTGEVWSPALHDEFPGRDWILTRILWLSGCEAGRNRMGEVDTFRRYIYLHGTPDCEPMGVPLSHGCIRLRNDDLLELFPRVPLHCRVRIEEVACPQWQAAQVN
- a CDS encoding TetR/AcrR family transcriptional regulator, with product MAQSETVERILDAAEQLFAEKGFAETSLRLITSKAGVNLAAVNYHFGSKKALIQAVFSRFLGPFCMSLEKELDRRQAKPDAPRATLEELLELLVVQAMAVKPRSGNDLSIFMRLLGLAFSQSQGHLRKYLEEVYGKVFRRYMLLVHEAAPRLPPLELFWRVHFMLGTAVFSMSGIKALRAMAENDFGVNTSIEQVMRLMVPFLAAGMRADSGVSDPSLAGAQLKPRNKSSAAPAKV